Within the Scomber scombrus chromosome 4, fScoSco1.1, whole genome shotgun sequence genome, the region TGAAGAGactatctatgtatttattaaatactGGAGATTTTCTTCTTCAAACTGAAACTATTCAAAGCTTGAAAAGGAAACTCACTTTTTGGCTTAACTGCCTGCAACTCACAGTACACATCCGCAACCTGTGACAAAGGTTCTGTGAGCATACATTACTTCAATTTAAAAGGCTAATACCACTGATACTGAGCAAACATCTTGTGGAAGCAATAGTTTTAAGTAAAAACACATGATCACTTGACATTTTTTGCTTGATATACACAAGAAGCTCAGATACAGGTTGTGTAACTACTTAATAGTTTCCTGAAAATAAGTCAAATGCTACAACAAACAAatgtttctttcaaattttatttcatgttaataCCATAAATATACAAAACTCAAACTATTTCACATGCGACAAAGGCCAGACAAGAGTGCATTACGTTTTCTTTTTACATGTGATTGATTATGGGGATCAAATTTTCAACTTTACAAAATGTACAAGTGTcccttttaaatgattttcttcTCTGATTCAGTGAAATAACATGGTCACAGGTCAAAAACACAGTTATGTGTTAGCAAACTTAAAACACGTTCTTTACTGTAGACCAGCTCTTGCCAAATAGATCAAGAGATTACCCACTGTGGCTTGGCTTCATGTGACAACTGTTTAAAACTAGAGCTACATGGGAATCATGTGGGTGTATgtagaaaaaaagtgtgtaataTCTTAAAGTAAGACATGGCAAGGGAACACATCACAAAccaagatttaaaaacaaatctatatGGACATTTGGTAGATTTCTCACAGCTTTTCAGGACATACAGTAGAATAACACTTGAgggagatttttctttttcctttcataaCAATCATTCATAGATCTTcatccacacacgcacacctctTGCAGGATCCAGTTGCAAAGTCATTAACAttgaacacttttttaaaatctagcTGATGCTATGATCATGTCATtacaaaaccacacaaacataATACATTATGTAAAATCAAACCACATAAAATGGAGATTCAAACAACTTAAATTAcaccataaataaaaacatgttgcttTCTGCACTAGGTTCAACGTAAAACAAGAAATGTGCaatgaatttaaaacaaaacaaaaaaatgtttccaaacaAGAAAAATACTGCCAAGATGTAGGCCTGTCATTTCCAATTACTGACCTTCAACTTTGTAACACTCGCAGGAGTATTTCGTCCACTGAAATGCTCAGTCCCACACATGTATAATAACAGCGGCACCAGTCATCAGTCGTCTATCATGCACATCTCCAGACACTCACCAACACTATGAGAAGTGCAAAAGCACGACACAAATGCAACCCACATTCATATTCTCAGTGACAGTCTGTACAACTTTGTGCTGAATAACACCATTATCATTGTATATAAATTAATGCATCTGATATCACTGAATATGCGTCAGTCCTTAGTTAGCTTAATGCTCATTTTGGCTAAGAAAGTTCTGATGCCAATAATCTGATACTTACAAGAGGAAATTCAATGGAttgattttttgtatttaaaaatacagactGTATTTGACAGTCTGTTCAGATCACATACACATAATATCAATCTTTACActattttatgtatgtgtgttaatcCAAGTCATCCTCTGTGAGAAAAGGCAGGTCACATCTCTCAGTTCTCCCTCTCGCTTCTGTTGGCCTGTTTGGTGACAGTAAGATATGTGTCGTTTTCAGAAGGAAACATGATAACAGGAGGCCACGACCAAGTGACTCAAATTTATAGCAGCGTTAGTTTTTAACCAAGTGTGAAGAGCTACAAAAACAACTGAGATAGAGCCACATAGTAGTCTGTTAATGTCACACATACATGAaggaaaatgcaaatacttttcCCCAGTTTTTCCCCCATTCTAGTGCACCATGGCATGACTTTTACAGACTTCTTTTACATTTGAGGTGAGAACCGCTGACCTGACCTGGACGTTCAGTGGGTCTTTACAAATAGATCCGTACATTATCAATCAGTCAAACAGCCAACCGGACATGCAATAACCTTACAGCTCATTTTCTCACATAAACCGAGAGATTTTAAGTAGGCAGGTATTACCGCCGAACAGGTGACCCCTGTAGCCAGAGAAAAGGCTAATTAATAGTGGATAGAATGACTTTGCCAAAGAAATAGCTACCTTGTTGAGTGTGCTAAAAACGCACGTCATTACCATGCTGTCAAATCTTAGTAAACCACAGAAATACTGACACATCACCAATCAGAGTAGCATAAAGAGTGGGAATATTTGTTCAACTCACAGTTATCTCTGGAGCACTGCGGGAAGGCCCTTAAATAAGAACATATAGACATATTCCTATTTATATTAATGAGGTTTTACCATATTCAAAATGGTATTTGTCTCAGACTAGAAGCGCTGATATATGACGAGTTACAATTTACCTTTCAGATCTCAATGACTAAGCACTGGATTatcaaaaaaaacccaaaaaaacaaaacaagccagAGCCACAATTTTTCTCAAAGTGAAATAAACATTCACACGCAGGCCCACCTGTTCAAACATGCACTGTACTTTCGGTATGTGAGCAAGAAAACAGAACTATGTGCAAAACACCATGGTCAGATTATCACTTTTCATGAATCCTGTATTTACCAGGCGTAAAAGCTGCTTGGAGGTCATCATCACCATGACAAAAATAAGGTATGCTAGTACGTCGACCTCTGCCTGGCCTAGGATCACCTCGAGGAGACAGAAGAACAAGGAAAGCGAAGGAGTGCTTAAAGAGAGTGTGAGATGAAATCCCACACAATGGGAACAAACCTTGAGTCACTTAGTTGATGTTTCGAGGGATGTGAGCAGACAGTCACCTGACTGAAAAGCTTACAGGGTAGATGTAGGAgagtttgtttatatttgattGTGAGTGAAGATGGACAACTCTGGCCACTTTATCTGCCTGTAATTCTGTTATTTCTGCTCTCTGACTCTTTACACCTTTTTAACAAAGTCTGCAGGGCCATCTTAGCATAATGGCTTTCATAAATAGAATCAATTTGATCTAAGAACCAGCAGGGCCAGAGTTGTGCATCTCCAActtttgactgtgtgtgcatatgtttgtatgtgtgagcatgtgtgtatgtatgtgagtgtcAGTTTATGGATGAGGTTTGAAGGCCCCGCGGGCAGCATTGGACGCAGCATTAGCTGCAGCGTTGGCGGCTGCAGTCTGAACGGTCTTGTTAGACATGACCCCGGTTGCAAACTCCTGCTGGGCCTTCTCAAAACTAGCACCGGTAGTACGATACAGTGCGTGCACctagaaagagaagaagaaacatatCTTTGTTAAGTGATGTATCACAAGACCGTATGTGCACATTATGACATGATTCAGTTACAGTCCATTGAACATAGCAACGGGTGCCAACATGCTGGAGTAGTCTGTGAGTGTGTTACCTTTTTAAACATGATGAGCGAGCCCACAGACAGTGCAGTGAACAGAGCTGAGATGAGTAACATGATGATGCCCACTGGGATACTGGTGTTCAGACCAGTTAAAGCTGCGATCCAACCACTGAACCGAACAAGACAATGACAACATGAGTGAAGTTCAGTACACACTCATAGAGGTACAGGATCATTAAGTGTAAACAATACTCACCATGTTCCCCAGCCAGTGATGCCAATACTTTGAAGTACGTGAACTCCAAACTGACAGATATagacgaagaagaagacgaagaagcgGAATGAACTGTCGCTCCTGTAGTGGAGACAGAGAATGAGGTACTGAGAAAGAACAGTATGAGGTCAGTAATatgataaaacataatttattcaactttcactttaatttaacCTTTAATCCCACTCCACTTCCTCAAGTCTGTCAAAGTCTGcatgtattttatgttgtaaGGCTGTGCCAAATGCTTCAAAACATCTTCAGAATGAACTGGATGCAGACCGAAAAACACCAGCAGCACAAGCGACACGGAAGCAGTCCAGCAGggcggagaggaggaggaggcaccTGCACTGTGACTCACTCTCCCCCACTGCTTCCGTCCTCTCTCTTCACTCTCCTCACACCTCGCTCCTATCCCCTACAAAGctttgaatacatttgaataattgCTGCTGAAGCTTTGTAGCCCCAAAAAAAGGTATTTGGAACAGCCTTAGTATGTTATGTAAACTTAAGGGTCAAGGTCAGATTTGGTCATAAATAATTTGGTTTTCTGTAGGTGTGCTGGTAGAATAGGGGACGAGGATGAAAAATAAGCTTCTACAACCCCCAAGAATTTCCAAAGTCAACTACCTCCCTCTTTTCAAATTTCATACAGCAATTACCGCCTTTAGCTTCAGCATGTTGTGGATGTCCACAGAGACATGTATCTGCATCTTTTTAATGCTGCAGAAGCTGGTTTGTATTAACATGTATCTTCTCACCTGAAAGCCCCGTAAAGCGGTCTGTACCAGCAGACAAAGGAACAGGGGGTAAACAGCAGGAACCATAGCATGGCCAGGCCGAAATCTACACCACGGGTGGCATCCACACAGAACCAGGCCAGACAGCCAAACATGTTCACAAAAAGCGTGCCTGCATGAactggtgggaaaaaaaacaacatgaagaacttttgtgtcatttgagtacaaaaacacaacagaactaCAATTTATgctcagaaaaatgaaaaatattgtttctgtcttttaatgTCATTGTGATAGATGAGCAGACAAGATGTTTGTTAACAAAGATATGTTTCAGAGCAGGTGGCTTCTCTCTTCTTTGGGGAATCCACTTACACATCCAAAGGTTGTACATGATCTTAACGGTCTTCTGGAACTCTATGGGAATG harbors:
- the LOC133978932 gene encoding secretory carrier-associated membrane protein 1-like, with protein sequence MSDFDSNPFADPDFSNPFQDPSVTQVTQSVPPGGLEEYNPFTDARTAAPGNASKTTPTAPSQNTQPAIMKPTEEPPAYSQLQTQDQARAQAELLRRQEELEKKAAELDRRERELQSHGGAGGRKNNWPPLPEKFPVGPCFYHDIAVDIPIEFQKTVKIMYNLWMFHAGTLFVNMFGCLAWFCVDATRGVDFGLAMLWFLLFTPCSFVCWYRPLYGAFRSDSSFRFFVFFFVYICQFGVHVLQSIGITGWGTCGWIAALTGLNTSIPVGIIMLLISALFTALSVGSLIMFKKVHALYRTTGASFEKAQQEFATGVMSNKTVQTAAANAAANAASNAARGAFKPHP